Proteins encoded together in one Polaribacter reichenbachii window:
- a CDS encoding ABC transporter permease, protein MRVFNLLKIAFKAIVLNKTRTLLTMLGIIIGVASVIAMLAIGEGSKESIRTTISSMGSNMITIRPGADTRGPARGSGGNVQTLVLEDYQKIKEQATLLSYSTPVVNSGGQVINGANNWPSTIYGVNPEYLNIKVVDLQSGSMFTDAEVKSAAKVALIGQTVVDNVFPNGQEPVGQMIRFNNIPFKVIGVLEEKGENTFGQDQDDVVIAPYTTVQKRILAIDYLNQIMASAVSEDDAPEAVTQVTEILRNQHKLQDFEDDDFTVRSMEELISTFSSTSEMLTILLVAVASISLLIGGIGIMNIMYVSVKERTKEIGLRMAVGGKGSDILMQFLIEAILISITGGLLGVLLGLGATVFIEKFLNWPTSVALYSIIISFAVCAVTGIFFGWYPARKAAALDPITALRYE, encoded by the coding sequence ATGAGAGTATTCAATTTATTAAAAATTGCGTTTAAAGCCATTGTACTGAATAAAACCAGAACTTTGTTAACCATGTTGGGTATTATTATTGGGGTGGCTTCTGTAATTGCCATGCTTGCCATTGGCGAGGGGTCTAAAGAAAGCATTAGAACTACCATATCTAGTATGGGATCTAATATGATTACCATAAGACCGGGTGCAGATACTAGAGGTCCTGCCAGAGGTAGTGGGGGTAATGTACAAACCTTGGTGCTAGAAGATTATCAGAAAATAAAAGAGCAAGCTACTTTATTAAGTTATAGTACGCCTGTAGTAAACAGTGGGGGGCAAGTGATTAACGGCGCTAACAACTGGCCAAGCACCATTTATGGGGTAAATCCAGAGTATTTAAACATTAAGGTTGTCGATTTGCAAAGCGGGTCTATGTTTACAGATGCCGAAGTAAAATCCGCAGCTAAAGTGGCCTTAATTGGGCAAACTGTAGTAGATAATGTGTTTCCTAACGGACAAGAGCCTGTAGGGCAAATGATCCGTTTTAACAACATTCCTTTTAAAGTAATTGGAGTACTAGAAGAAAAAGGAGAAAATACCTTTGGGCAAGATCAAGATGATGTAGTAATTGCGCCTTATACCACCGTACAAAAACGTATTTTGGCCATCGATTATTTAAATCAAATTATGGCATCTGCGGTTAGTGAAGATGATGCGCCTGAGGCGGTTACTCAGGTTACCGAAATTTTACGGAATCAGCACAAACTGCAAGATTTTGAAGATGATGATTTTACAGTGCGTTCTATGGAAGAGCTGATATCAACCTTTAGTTCTACCAGCGAAATGTTAACCATTTTATTAGTAGCAGTTGCAAGTATTTCTTTGTTAATTGGCGGAATCGGAATTATGAATATCATGTATGTTTCTGTAAAAGAGCGTACCAAAGAAATCGGTTTGCGTATGGCTGTTGGGGGTAAGGGTTCAGACATTTTAATGCAGTTTTTAATCGAAGCCATTTTAATTAGCATTACTGGCGGACTCTTAGGGGTGCTTCTAGGGCTTGGAGCAACGGTTTTTATAGAGAAATTCTTAAACTGGCCTACAAGTGTTGCTTTATATTCTATAATAATTTCTTTTGCAGTTTGTGCGGTTACAGGTATTTTCTTCGGATGGTATCCTGCACGTAAAGCCGCTGCTTTAGACCCAATTACAGCATTACGTTACGAGTAA
- a CDS encoding 5'-nucleotidase C-terminal domain-containing protein, producing MKFTHFLCLFLLLASCKKTEQSVTKITGKNIKIDTTIVASEDINQIIKPYKEELTDDMQEPLTFAPIDLTKENIGKQSNLGNLLADLCIEMANPVFHKKTKKNIDFSMFNSGGIRAIIPKGVVTRERAFKVMPFENELVVVTLSGDKMEELIQYFIKTKAAHPLSQNIDLTIKGNDYTLKINGKPFDKSKSYSVLTTDYLQSGGDRMNFFKNPLKLTVLDYKMRDCIIDYFQKVDTLKTGIDNRIKLK from the coding sequence ATGAAATTTACCCATTTTCTTTGTCTTTTTCTGTTGTTAGCTTCTTGTAAAAAAACAGAACAGAGCGTTACTAAAATCACCGGAAAAAATATTAAAATTGATACTACAATTGTAGCTTCTGAAGATATCAATCAGATAATAAAGCCTTATAAAGAAGAACTCACAGACGATATGCAAGAGCCTTTAACGTTTGCTCCAATCGATTTAACCAAAGAAAATATTGGTAAACAAAGTAACTTAGGAAACTTGTTGGCAGATTTATGTATAGAAATGGCAAACCCTGTTTTTCATAAAAAAACAAAGAAGAATATCGATTTCTCAATGTTTAATTCTGGGGGAATTCGTGCAATAATCCCTAAAGGAGTAGTTACAAGAGAACGTGCTTTTAAAGTAATGCCTTTTGAAAATGAATTGGTTGTGGTTACCCTTTCTGGGGATAAAATGGAGGAATTAATTCAATATTTTATAAAAACTAAGGCTGCTCATCCTTTGTCTCAGAACATCGATTTAACCATTAAGGGCAATGATTATACACTAAAAATAAACGGAAAGCCTTTTGATAAAAGTAAATCGTATTCAGTATTAACTACAGATTATTTACAAAGTGGTGGAGATCGAATGAATTTCTTTAAAAATCCTTTAAAACTAACGGTTTTAGACTATAAAATGAGGGATTGTATTATTGATTATTTTCAGAAAGTAGATACTTTAAAAACAGGAATTGATAACCGTATAAAACTAAAATAA
- a CDS encoding TolC family protein has translation MKIYILIASLFFAQLTIAQETTTSTKTWTLQECIDYALANNITVKDAALDKDNAAVAYYKTKSSRLPSLFGSASQNFSNGSTIDPITSDYVTDQIHNTNVNINSSMTLFQGNQINNQIKQSKLLLEQSVFLEEVEKNNIVLSILEAYLQALYAKENIAIAENNVKASENEVLRAKARLDAGTIALSDYTEAQSQAATNKYNVIAAKNTYQQYIIQLKQLLELSPLDDMNVAAIDENNNSINLELDKIAVYNNALAYLPEIQASNVNIAANEKELEIAKGGFLPTLALTGSIGSGYTSISDNTFSDQFDVNFNQQIGLSLSIPIFNKNQTKAAVKTANINIKKAEIQKQLTEKDIYQKVETAYQNALSAQEQVMASEASKEAAEQSYKLAQKKYELGDLSTTDLVISQNTYTNAQQNYLQAKYLNILYHQLLQFYQGKEIKL, from the coding sequence ATGAAAATATATATCCTTATAGCAAGTTTGTTTTTTGCGCAGCTTACAATAGCACAAGAAACTACGACTTCCACAAAAACATGGACATTACAAGAGTGTATCGATTATGCTTTGGCAAATAATATTACTGTAAAAGATGCAGCACTAGATAAAGACAATGCTGCAGTTGCCTATTACAAAACCAAATCGTCTCGTTTACCAAGTTTATTTGGTAGTGCTTCTCAAAACTTTTCTAATGGTAGCACCATAGACCCGATTACAAGCGATTATGTAACCGATCAAATTCACAATACAAACGTGAATATCAACAGTTCTATGACACTGTTTCAAGGGAATCAAATCAACAATCAAATTAAACAAAGCAAATTGCTTTTAGAACAAAGTGTATTTTTAGAAGAAGTAGAAAAAAATAATATTGTTTTAAGCATCTTAGAGGCTTATTTGCAAGCATTGTATGCCAAAGAAAACATAGCTATTGCAGAAAACAATGTAAAAGCTTCAGAAAACGAAGTACTAAGAGCCAAAGCAAGATTAGATGCGGGTACCATTGCTTTAAGCGATTACACAGAAGCGCAAAGTCAGGCAGCAACTAACAAATACAATGTAATTGCGGCTAAAAACACTTATCAACAATACATTATTCAATTAAAACAATTGTTAGAATTGTCTCCTTTGGATGATATGAATGTCGCTGCGATTGATGAAAACAACAACAGCATTAACCTAGAATTAGACAAAATAGCAGTGTATAACAATGCATTAGCTTATTTGCCAGAAATACAAGCCAGTAATGTAAATATTGCAGCTAACGAAAAGGAACTAGAAATTGCAAAAGGGGGCTTTTTACCCACCTTAGCACTAACTGGTAGCATAGGTAGTGGGTATACCAGCATCAGCGATAATACGTTTTCAGATCAGTTTGATGTTAATTTTAACCAACAAATAGGGTTATCGTTAAGCATCCCAATTTTTAATAAGAATCAAACCAAAGCTGCAGTTAAAACCGCCAACATCAATATTAAAAAGGCAGAGATTCAAAAGCAACTTACAGAAAAAGACATCTATCAAAAGGTAGAAACCGCTTATCAAAATGCACTTTCTGCACAAGAGCAAGTTATGGCATCAGAAGCCTCTAAAGAAGCAGCAGAACAAAGTTATAAACTAGCACAAAAGAAGTATGAATTAGGCGATTTAAGTACAACAGATTTAGTCATCAGTCAAAATACCTATACCAACGCACAACAAAACTATTTGCAAGCCAAATACTTGAACATATTATATCATCAATTATTACAATTTTATCAAGGAAAAGAAATTAAACTTTAA
- a CDS encoding M48 family metallopeptidase, translated as MELPDNYILIRKEVKHARLRVSEDGKVRIIAPPDFSEEDINSMLKKKNRWIDKNLKYFNGMSSIELKRNQLLLFGNRYDYFYDTTYLQKVTVDHEHKTINSKRDLLDPKVQKKWYRKVAKNHLTKRTKQLAKNLNFKHNRIFIRESRTKWGNCSREKNISLNWKLIKAPEYVIDYIIIHELMHTVVMNHTHKFWTLMKSYYPNYKESIKWLEKYGNSL; from the coding sequence ATGGAGTTGCCAGATAACTACATATTAATCCGCAAGGAAGTAAAACACGCTCGACTTCGAGTAAGTGAAGATGGAAAAGTACGCATAATTGCACCACCAGACTTTTCAGAGGAAGACATCAATTCTATGTTGAAGAAAAAAAACAGATGGATTGATAAAAACCTTAAGTATTTTAACGGAATGTCATCCATTGAATTAAAGAGAAATCAATTATTGCTTTTCGGAAATAGATACGACTATTTTTACGACACAACCTATTTGCAAAAAGTTACAGTTGACCACGAACACAAAACAATAAATTCAAAAAGAGATTTACTTGACCCAAAAGTTCAAAAAAAATGGTATCGAAAAGTTGCTAAAAACCATTTAACAAAACGGACAAAACAACTTGCAAAAAACTTGAATTTTAAACACAATAGAATATTCATTCGAGAATCCAGAACAAAATGGGGTAACTGTTCGAGAGAGAAGAACATCTCACTGAACTGGAAATTGATAAAAGCACCTGAATATGTAATTGACTATATTATAATTCACGAATTGATGCACACGGTTGTTATGAATCACACACATAAATTCTGGACTTTAATGAAATCATATTATCCGAATTACAAAGAATCAATAAAATGGCTAGAAAAATATGGAAATAGTTTATAA
- a CDS encoding efflux RND transporter periplasmic adaptor subunit, giving the protein MKKNKKIIIISIVLVAIAVVAYSFMNQEEAAVIEAKTITAQTGNVTTMVTATGTIEPITQVEVGTQVSGVVEHIYVDYNSTVKEGQLIAELDKTNLKAAKIQAQAAYDNAVNQRNYMKTIYDRQQSLYDNQVISRADFDEAQYNYDTAKGTVTQRLSDLQSAKTNLEYANIYSPINGVVLSRAIDEGQTVAASLSTPTLFTIAQDLKEMQVEADVDEADIGQVKEGQRVEFTVDAYIGETFQGTVTQVRLDPTVTSNVVTYTVVIKADNPDLKLKPGLTATISVYTLELNNVLTVEAKAINFSPEPLVLMAYHQQLKGNTTAPQGPSNKNEQPQGAVVWVKEANGTLKPTPVTVGASDGVNVQIIDGIHAGDVLVYSLKATNNAALGIQGGSNESPFMPKPPGSNKKK; this is encoded by the coding sequence ATGAAAAAAAATAAGAAAATCATCATCATTAGCATTGTACTGGTTGCAATTGCAGTGGTAGCCTATAGTTTTATGAACCAAGAAGAGGCTGCAGTTATAGAAGCAAAAACCATTACTGCTCAAACTGGTAATGTAACTACAATGGTTACTGCAACAGGAACTATAGAACCCATTACTCAGGTAGAAGTAGGTACACAAGTATCGGGTGTTGTAGAGCATATTTATGTAGATTATAACAGTACTGTTAAAGAAGGACAGCTGATTGCAGAATTAGACAAAACCAATTTAAAAGCAGCCAAAATACAAGCACAGGCGGCTTATGATAATGCCGTGAATCAGCGAAATTATATGAAGACGATCTATGATAGACAACAAAGTTTATACGACAATCAAGTTATTAGTAGAGCCGATTTTGATGAAGCGCAATACAATTACGATACGGCTAAAGGTACAGTTACACAACGTTTATCAGATTTACAATCGGCAAAAACCAATTTAGAATATGCCAATATTTATTCGCCAATTAACGGAGTAGTTTTATCGAGAGCCATAGACGAGGGGCAAACGGTTGCTGCGAGTTTAAGTACACCTACTTTATTTACCATTGCACAAGATTTAAAAGAAATGCAAGTAGAGGCAGATGTAGATGAGGCCGATATTGGTCAGGTAAAAGAAGGGCAACGTGTTGAGTTTACGGTTGATGCTTATATTGGCGAAACTTTTCAAGGTACAGTTACTCAGGTGCGTTTAGATCCTACTGTTACTTCGAATGTGGTTACCTATACTGTGGTGATTAAAGCCGATAATCCTGATTTAAAACTAAAGCCAGGCTTAACAGCAACCATTTCTGTATATACCTTAGAGCTTAACAATGTATTAACAGTAGAGGCTAAAGCGATTAATTTTAGCCCAGAGCCACTAGTTTTAATGGCTTATCATCAGCAGTTAAAAGGCAATACTACTGCGCCACAAGGACCATCGAATAAAAACGAACAACCACAAGGCGCAGTAGTTTGGGTAAAAGAAGCAAATGGAACCCTTAAACCAACTCCGGTTACTGTTGGGGCAAGTGATGGGGTAAATGTGCAAATTATAGACGGAATTCATGCTGGTGATGTGCTGGTATATAGCTTAAAGGCAACCAACAATGCTGCACTTGGCATACAAGGGGGCAGTAACGAGAGTCCTTTTATGCCAAAACCACCAGGATCTAACAAGAAAAAGTAA
- a CDS encoding two-component regulator propeller domain-containing protein, which yields MTRGTFIAFFILLQTLGQEIKFENFTVNNGLSNNSVRDIENDVNGGLWIATWDGLNYFDGYTFTVFKNDIDAKNSIAGNFITKIKRDAKNRIWIITEDAKISRYIGNKKFKNYTFKEIPKNISISKNGNALVCTTKDCYEFIDGQFIKTKQIIEPSETDKLKKLLLNQYPHLFINDVLKDQTGNIWYATRKNGLFIIKNKLDKSNTYHIENYVKDPYSSTSFNSNEIETLHEDLFGNIWLGAKDGGICMGYSNSDKILSVAPHPIEAPNIPNETLRAITKDIEGKLWLGYYTKGLYSYNAESKNYKKFNIKEANHQPDWKRIRSLFTASDGTIWAGTYAGIIRIQKNGSYLLYKAKDISNLPNNRNYSIYEDNHKQLWIACWGGVAKFNLISNRFEAFKGQELLTKYHIRNLKFLDNELILATENHGVQLLDVREGKLNKITVQKDLSNYHKEDKNVTTNSKNIKLIDIKNGELQTINTNKGLLSNSIYAVYKDKTTGYYWLATLGGLSIYDKEKGIIKNITEKEGLPSQLVYGILTNNKEVWISTTKGIAVINKNTFLVKAFYPKGGWQVSEFSEGAYYKDAKGDLYFGGINGLNYFNPNNIQFNNAKAKLKLLVDYNENFNTNIVKSHNHNHIDIDLVPIRFPIKVEKNIYYKLEGKDHDWILLNVNNEISYSNLIPGNYNFLVKEGKNSKTKLLFSLQIQKPFYQTALFYVLLSLLILIGAIIIIYVKNKAAIAQKKKLEAKIIARTKVIENQKKDLQLINSKLDEKNKEIVQQKEKLLALHNNLKNEDFELEKFKTFVLSEFQEPVSQIIKKANALSEDSDHKKSILQQSNQLVTLISEWNYLSHIKDIGAIKTSAIHLLPVLKNNIHKLEKSLHNNKVDFNFTIDAGINWVEVDVLRFRLMLQYLFNDISKYSDAGSKLEVNIYCKNAILSLEINSNSSLLINNWYSVSHYSPYFKALQTLLLDLQGRFINHNLNSLFKITVQVPINSINIKEKQTETISWKHFNTQENLANNKKNVLVFSDEGNFATANQILAQSDYNLIFENLASNLNSATKQIPIQIIVLYQVNFSKELLYFINNSSEIQRKQIPMIYISEDINYELREQSIEFGIDSLVQLPASESFIQKKMESLINKKHISTKENQFQQKIFDILTDKDQVLTANDKLLKKSLEIIKKEIHNPVFNVEMLVDLLAISRVKCYRLFKERLKQSPSDVIMSLRLQKAEALLKTNKLNISEISFECGYNDPKYFAKTFKKHFGKSPKEFKQQFY from the coding sequence ATGACAAGAGGCACTTTTATCGCTTTTTTTATACTATTACAAACTTTAGGACAAGAGATTAAATTTGAAAACTTTACGGTTAACAACGGACTTTCTAATAATTCTGTAAGAGATATTGAGAACGACGTAAATGGTGGTTTATGGATTGCTACTTGGGATGGTTTAAATTACTTTGATGGTTATACATTTACCGTTTTTAAAAATGACATTGATGCTAAAAATAGTATTGCAGGTAATTTTATTACCAAAATAAAACGCGATGCAAAAAACAGAATATGGATTATTACTGAAGATGCAAAAATTAGCAGATATATAGGTAACAAAAAATTTAAAAATTACACATTTAAAGAAATCCCAAAAAACATTTCTATTTCTAAAAATGGAAATGCATTGGTTTGTACAACTAAAGACTGTTATGAGTTTATTGATGGTCAGTTTATAAAAACCAAACAAATTATTGAACCCTCTGAAACTGATAAATTAAAAAAACTTTTATTAAACCAATATCCACACCTCTTTATTAATGATGTTTTAAAAGACCAAACAGGTAACATTTGGTATGCTACTCGTAAAAACGGTTTATTTATTATTAAAAATAAACTCGATAAAAGCAATACCTATCATATAGAAAATTACGTTAAAGACCCTTATTCTTCTACCAGTTTTAATAGCAATGAAATAGAAACATTACACGAAGACCTTTTTGGTAATATTTGGTTGGGGGCAAAAGATGGCGGAATTTGTATGGGGTATTCTAATTCTGATAAAATTCTTTCGGTTGCACCTCACCCTATAGAAGCCCCAAACATACCTAATGAAACTTTACGTGCCATAACCAAAGATATAGAAGGTAAACTTTGGTTGGGCTATTACACCAAGGGCTTGTATTCTTATAACGCTGAATCTAAGAACTACAAGAAATTTAATATTAAAGAAGCAAATCATCAACCAGATTGGAAACGTATTCGCTCTTTGTTTACAGCTTCTGATGGAACTATTTGGGCAGGAACTTACGCTGGTATTATAAGAATACAAAAAAATGGAAGCTATCTTTTATATAAAGCTAAAGATATTTCTAATTTACCTAATAATAGAAATTATTCTATTTACGAAGACAACCACAAACAATTATGGATTGCATGTTGGGGTGGTGTTGCTAAATTTAATTTAATCAGCAATAGGTTTGAAGCTTTTAAAGGGCAAGAATTATTAACTAAGTATCATATTAGAAATTTAAAGTTTTTAGACAATGAACTTATTTTAGCTACTGAAAATCACGGCGTACAATTGTTAGATGTTCGTGAAGGAAAACTCAATAAAATTACTGTACAAAAAGACCTCTCTAATTATCATAAAGAAGATAAAAATGTAACAACTAATAGTAAAAACATAAAATTAATTGATATTAAAAATGGCGAATTACAAACTATAAATACCAACAAAGGCCTTTTAAGTAATAGTATTTATGCTGTTTATAAAGATAAAACTACGGGGTATTATTGGCTAGCCACTTTAGGTGGGTTAAGCATTTATGATAAAGAAAAAGGGATTATAAAAAACATTACAGAAAAAGAAGGTTTACCCAGTCAGTTAGTATATGGTATATTAACGAACAATAAAGAAGTTTGGATTAGCACCACAAAAGGAATTGCAGTAATTAATAAAAATACTTTTTTGGTAAAAGCTTTTTATCCTAAAGGAGGTTGGCAAGTTTCTGAATTTTCTGAAGGCGCTTATTATAAAGATGCTAAAGGCGATTTGTATTTTGGAGGTATTAACGGATTGAATTATTTTAATCCGAATAACATTCAATTTAATAATGCCAAAGCCAAGCTAAAATTGTTGGTCGATTATAATGAGAATTTTAATACTAACATTGTTAAAAGCCACAACCACAATCATATTGATATTGATTTGGTGCCTATTCGATTTCCGATAAAAGTAGAAAAAAACATTTATTACAAATTAGAAGGTAAAGATCATGACTGGATTTTATTGAATGTAAATAACGAAATTAGTTATAGCAATTTAATACCAGGCAATTATAACTTTTTAGTAAAAGAAGGTAAAAACAGCAAAACCAAATTGCTATTTTCTTTGCAAATACAAAAACCATTTTACCAAACCGCTCTCTTTTATGTTTTATTAAGTCTCCTCATTTTAATTGGTGCAATTATTATTATTTATGTTAAAAACAAAGCTGCTATAGCACAAAAAAAGAAATTAGAAGCTAAAATTATTGCACGTACCAAAGTTATTGAAAATCAGAAAAAAGATTTGCAGCTCATTAATAGCAAGCTCGATGAAAAGAATAAAGAAATTGTACAACAAAAAGAAAAGTTATTAGCACTACACAACAATCTTAAAAATGAAGATTTTGAACTAGAAAAATTTAAAACCTTTGTGTTATCAGAATTTCAAGAACCGGTTTCTCAAATTATAAAAAAAGCTAATGCTTTATCAGAAGATTCAGATCACAAAAAAAGCATTCTACAACAATCTAATCAATTGGTAACATTAATTTCTGAATGGAATTACCTAAGCCACATTAAAGATATTGGGGCTATAAAAACTTCTGCAATTCACCTATTGCCTGTTCTAAAAAACAACATTCATAAATTAGAAAAGTCGTTACACAACAATAAAGTAGATTTTAATTTTACTATTGATGCAGGCATAAATTGGGTAGAAGTTGATGTTTTACGCTTTCGGTTAATGCTGCAATATTTATTTAACGATATTAGTAAATATTCAGATGCAGGTAGTAAATTAGAGGTAAACATCTATTGCAAAAACGCCATATTAAGTTTAGAAATTAACTCTAACAGTAGTCTTTTAATCAACAATTGGTATAGTGTTTCGCATTACAGTCCATATTTTAAAGCTTTACAAACTTTGTTATTAGATTTACAAGGCAGGTTTATAAACCATAATTTAAATTCTCTATTTAAAATTACTGTACAAGTGCCCATTAACAGCATTAATATTAAAGAAAAACAGACAGAAACCATTTCTTGGAAACATTTTAATACCCAAGAAAACTTAGCCAATAATAAAAAAAATGTACTGGTTTTTAGTGACGAAGGTAATTTTGCTACTGCAAATCAAATCTTAGCACAGAGCGATTACAATTTAATCTTCGAGAATTTAGCTAGTAATCTAAACTCTGCTACCAAACAAATTCCCATACAAATTATCGTTTTATATCAAGTAAACTTTTCTAAAGAACTCTTGTATTTTATCAATAATTCCAGTGAAATTCAAAGAAAACAAATACCAATGATTTACATCTCTGAAGATATTAATTACGAATTAAGAGAACAATCTATCGAATTCGGAATAGACAGTTTGGTTCAGCTACCTGCCAGTGAATCTTTTATTCAGAAAAAGATGGAATCACTCATCAACAAAAAACATATTTCTACAAAAGAAAATCAATTTCAACAAAAGATCTTCGACATTTTAACAGATAAAGACCAAGTATTAACTGCCAATGATAAGCTGTTAAAAAAGAGTTTAGAGATTATTAAAAAAGAAATACACAACCCTGTTTTTAATGTAGAAATGTTGGTAGACCTATTGGCTATTTCTAGAGTAAAATGCTACCGATTATTTAAAGAGCGTTTAAAACAATCGCCTTCTGATGTAATTATGTCTTTGCGATTGCAAAAAGCAGAAGCCTTGTTAAAAACAAACAAATTAAACATTTCAGAAATTAGTTTTGAATGCGGTTATAACGATCCTAAGTACTTTGCAAAGACTTTTAAGAAGCATTTTGGCAAAAGTCCTAAAGAATTTAAACAGCAGTTTTATTAA
- a CDS encoding bifunctional metallophosphatase/5'-nucleotidase produces MKRRDFIKRTGAVSTLALAGGLVLPSMMAKKQKHITILHTNDTHSHIEPFSATHSRNPNRGGVARRATLIQQIRQENSNTLLLDAGDIFQGTPYFNYFGGELEFKLMSMLKYDVATIGNHDFDNSIEGLYKQLPNAKFDFVSANYDFKNTVLDTHVKPYKIMVKEGIKIGIFGLGIELEGLVNKKMYKETGYLDPVTITQDITAQLKNVEKCDLIICLSHLGYYYKSNPNKISDLNLAKATKNIDLIIGGHTHTFLPKPTIVKNSEGKNILINQVGAYGLNLGRIDFYFDEDNEKSTKSTTILV; encoded by the coding sequence ATGAAAAGAAGAGATTTTATAAAACGTACAGGAGCAGTTTCTACATTGGCTTTAGCTGGTGGTTTGGTTTTACCTTCTATGATGGCTAAAAAGCAAAAGCATATTACTATTTTACATACCAATGATACGCATAGTCATATAGAACCTTTTAGTGCTACACATAGTAGAAATCCCAATAGAGGAGGAGTAGCCAGAAGAGCGACTTTAATTCAGCAAATAAGACAAGAAAATAGCAATACTTTATTATTAGATGCTGGCGATATTTTTCAAGGTACACCTTATTTTAATTATTTTGGTGGCGAATTAGAATTCAAACTAATGAGTATGTTAAAGTATGATGTGGCTACCATTGGGAATCACGATTTTGACAATTCGATTGAGGGTTTATACAAACAATTGCCTAATGCGAAGTTCGATTTTGTTTCTGCCAATTACGACTTTAAAAATACTGTTTTAGATACGCACGTAAAACCGTATAAAATTATGGTAAAAGAGGGCATTAAAATAGGAATCTTTGGTTTAGGTATCGAATTAGAAGGTTTAGTAAATAAAAAGATGTACAAAGAAACAGGCTATTTAGATCCTGTAACAATTACACAAGATATTACAGCGCAGCTTAAAAATGTAGAGAAGTGCGATTTAATTATCTGTTTATCGCATTTAGGTTATTATTACAAAAGTAATCCGAATAAAATATCTGATTTAAACCTTGCCAAAGCGACTAAAAACATCGATTTAATTATTGGCGGACATACGCATACTTTTTTACCAAAACCAACCATCGTAAAAAATAGTGAAGGCAAAAACATACTTATAAATCAAGTAGGTGCTTATGGTTTAAACCTTGGTAGAATCGATTTCTATTTTGATGAAGACAATGAGAAATCAACCAAGAGTACTACGATTTTAGTATAA